From the Osmerus eperlanus chromosome 19, fOsmEpe2.1, whole genome shotgun sequence genome, one window contains:
- the sptbn2 gene encoding spectrin family protein isoform X4, which produces MEFDLRDREPCLSPAAFVNQVQYSNILEGRFKQLQDEREAVQKKTFTKWVNSHLGRVTCRIGDLYTDLRDGRMLIRLLEVLSGEQLPKPTKGRMRIHCLENVDKALQFLKEQKVHLENMGSHDIVDGNHRLTLGLIWTIILRFQIQDISVETGDNKEKKSAKEALLLWCQMKTAGYPNVNVHNFTTSWRDGLAFNAIVHKHRSDLIEFDTLKRSNAHYNLQNAFNVAEKELGVTKLLDPEDVNVDQPDEKSIITYVATYYHYFSKMKALAVEGKRIGKVLDYAIEADQLIDKYETLASELLQWIEQTILTLNDRQLANSLSTVQNQLQAFNTYRTVEKPPKFTEKGNLEVLLFTIQSKMRANNQKVYMPREGKLITDINKAWERLEKAEHERELALRNELIRQEKLEMLAARFDRKAAMRETWLSENQRLVSQDNFGVDLGAVEAATRKHEAIETDIGAYGERVATVESVARELEAEGYHDVRRVLARRDNVLRLWDYLKELLAARRERLHAHRDLQRLLQEMRYIMDWMGDMKGRLQSQDSGRHLHDVEDLLQTHTLVEADISGQAERVRAVQGAAQRFTSDEQVYKPCEPALVDEKVTLLGQAYDELGQLAGERRERLEDSRRLWQFLWELGEEAAWIREQEQILAAGDCGRDLTSALHLLSKHEAFRDEMAARYGPLSNSIASGETLVEEGHVGAAEVTERIRDVREQWAHLEETSQLREQSLKEASAMHQFQTDANDMEAWIMETLRQVSSQEVGHDEFSTQTLARKQREVEEEVQSHRPLIDSLHEQAQSLPQAYTHSPQVEGRLPAIEQRYEELASLSASRRQALEGALALYRMYSEAGACQLWVGEKEQWLDSMEIPTKLEDLEVVQQRFETLEPEMNNLGTRITDVNQVVEQLLGSESRSKEQIHQTQDQLNDRWKEFQRLAEQKKQDLESALNIQNYHLECNEIQTWMREKTKVIESTQSLGNDLAGVMALQRKLTGMERDLEAIQGKLDDLRQEAEKLAREHPEQAEEIHARLGGIQEVWEELNATMKRREESLGEASKLQGFLRDLDDFQSWLSRTQTAVASEDIPTSLPEAERLLAQHESIKNEVDNYKEDYEKMRALGEEVTQGQTDAQYMFLAQRLQALDTGWHELRRMWENRHSLLAQAFDFQTFLRDGKQAESFLNSQEYVLSHTEMPSSLQGAEEAIKKHEDFLTTMEASEEKITGVVEAGRRLVSDLNTNSDKIEEKADSIQERHQKNKEAANELLAKLKDNRELQDFLQDGQELSLWINEKMLTAQDMSYDEARNLHSKWQKHQAFMAELASNKDWLDKMDKESQALVKEKPELQPVVQQTVEGLQAQWEELESTTLTKAQCLFDANRAELFTQSCSALDGWLKNLEGQLQSDDFGKDLTSVNILLKKHQMLEHQMEVREKEVQSLQSQALALAQEDAGLAEVDGQQRRVTDSFGQLQEPLKQRQQRLLASKEAHQFNRDLEDEILWVKERMPLANSTDHGKDLPSVQLLIKKNQTLQKEIQGHQPRIDDIQAHRRNLAPGQEEVDGERRSALEGRLAELRDLWAQLIAETDERHVRLVEANRAQQFYTDAAEAEAWMGEQELHMMSEEKAKDEQSAMVMVKKHQILEQALEDYAQTIHQLANSSRLMVTSEHPESERLTLRQAQVDKLYAGLKDLAEERRGRLQERLRLTQLKREVDDLEQWIAEREVVAGSHELGQDYEHVTMLRDKFREFARDTSNIGQERVDGVNGQADDLIESGHPENATVAEWKDGLNEAWADLLELIDTRTQMLAASYELHRFHQDGREALGRVREKREALPSELGRDLNTVQHLHRQHTAYEHDIQALSGQVNQVQDDAARLQKAYAGEKAEEIHRSERSITEAWEGLLGAGQARRLLLLDTVEKFRFSNMVRDLMLWMDGVNLQIDAHDSPRDVSSAGLVIANHQDIKSEIETRADSFTACYEMGNTLINNNHYAADEIREKLDQLQGRRAETNKKWQDKMDHLQIVLEVLQFGRDASVAESWLAGQEPLVRAGELGANVDEVESLIKRHEAFEKLAHGWEERFVLLEKLTTLEEQERQRRMEEEERARRPPTPPPTEVAPSEAESQAHESAARTSLDQTTLNQSVSVNGVHSDQDTSQGSETDSVNGPGRDSGLASSRLDPSATLPSRGGAEPGPNAMEGMLCRKQEMESHNKKAATRSWQNVYCVLRKGSLGFYKDNKSASNGIPYHGEVPVSLGETVCEVANDYKKRKHVFKLRLGDGREYLFQAKDEGEMSSWIRSIQAIIPPVGSGDHSPVGPRALSRAMTMPPISPSSAETGGVTMRNKDGKDKDREKRFSFFGKKK; this is translated from the exons atGAGCGTGAGGCGGTGCAGAAGAAGACCTTCACCAAGTGGGTGAACTCCCACCTGGGCCGTGTCACCTGCCGCATAGGAGACCTCTACACTGACCTGAGGGATGGACGCATGCTCATCCGCCTCCTGGAGGTGCTGTCTGGGGAGCAGCTG ccgaAGCCCACCAAGGGCCGCATGCGTATCCACTGCCTGGAGAACGTGGACAAGGCCCTGCAGTTCCTCAAGGAGCAGAAGGTGCACCTGGAGAACATGGGCTCCCACGACATCGTGGACGGAAACCACCGCCTCACCCTGGGCCTCATCTGGACCATCATCCTGCGCTTCCAG ATCCAGGACATCAGCGTGGAGACCGGGGACAACAAGGAGAAGAAGTCTGCCAAGGAAGCCCTTCTGCTCTGGTGCCAGATGAAGACCGCAGG GTACCCCAACGTGAACGTGCACAACTTCACCACCAGCTGGAGAGACGGCCTGGCGTTCAACGCCATTGTGCACAAACACAG atcGGACCTCATCgagtttgacaccctcaagcgGTCCAACGCCCACTACAACCTCCAGAACGCTTTCAACGTGGCGGAGAAAGAGCTGGGCGTCACCAAGCTTCTGGACCCAGAAG ATGTGAATGTGGACCAGCCGGATGAGAAGTCCATCATCACCTACGTGGCCACTTACTACCACTACTTCTCCAAGATGAAGGCCCTGGCCGTGGAGGGCAAGAGGATCGGCAAG GTGCTGGACTACGCCATCGAGGCCGACCAGCTGATAGACAAGTACGAGACCCTGGCGTCGGAGCTGCTGCAGTGGATCGAGCAGACCATCCTGACCCTCAACGACCGGCAGCTGGCCAACTCCCTGAGCACCGTGCAGAACCAGCTGCAGGCCTTCAACACCTACCGCACCGTGGAGAAGCCCCCCAA aTTCACAGAGAAGGGGAACCTGGAGGTTCTGCTGTTCACCATCCAGAGCAAGATGAGAGCCAACAACCAGAAGGTCTACATGCCCAGAGAGGGAAAGCTCATCACTGACATCAACAAG GCCTGGGAGCGCCTGGAGAAGGCGGAGCACGAGCGCGAGTTGGCGCTGAGGAACGAGCTGATTCGCCAGGAGAAGCTGGAGATGCTCGCCGCCCGCTTCGACCGCAAGGCCGCCATGAGGGAGACCTGGCTGAGCGAGAACCAGAGGCTCGTCTCCCAG GACAACTTTGGCGTGGACCTGGGGGCGGTGGAGGCGGCCACCCGCAAACACGAGGCCATCGAGACGGACATCGGGGCGTACGGCGAGCGCGTGGCCACCGTGGAGTCGGTGGCCCGCGAGCTGGAGGCGGAGGGATACCACGACGTGAGGCGCGTGCTGGCGCGGAGGGATAACGTGCTGCGGCTGTGGGACTACCTGAAGGAGCTGCTGGcggcgaggagggagaggctgcaCGCCCACAGGGACCTGCAGAGGCTGCTGCAGGAGATGCGCTACATCATGGACTGGATGGGAGACATGAAG GGCCGTCTGCAGTCCCAGGACAGCGGGAGGCACCTGCACGACGTGGAGGACCTCCTGCAGACGCACACCCTGGTGGAGGCAGACATCTCGGGCCAGGCGGAGAGGGTCCGCGCCGTGCAGGGCGCCGCCCAGCGCTTCACCTCCGACGAGCAGG tgtacAAGCCGTGTGAGCCCGCGCTGGTGGACGAGAAGGTGACTCTGCTGGGCCAGGCCTACGACGAACTGGGCCAGCTGGCCGGCGAGCggcgggagcgcctggaggactCCCGCCGGCTGTGGCAGTTCCTGTGGGAGCTGGGCGAGGAGGCGGCCTGGATCCGGGAGCAGGAGCAGATCCTGGCGGCGGGAGACTGCGGGCGCGACCTCACCTCGGCCCTGCACCTGCTCAGCAAGCACGAGGCCTTCAGGGACGAGATGGCGGCGCGCTACGGCCCGCTGAGCAACAGCATCGCCTCCGGGGAGaccctggtggaggaggggcacgTCGGGGCGGCCGAGGTCACCGAGAGGATCCGGGACGTCCGAGAACAGTGGGcacacctggaggag ACCTCCCAGCTGAGGGAGCAGAGCCTGAAGGAGGCGTCGGCCATGCACCAGTTCCAGACGGACGCCAACGACATGGAGGCGTGGATCATGGAGACGCTGCGGCAGGTGTCCAGCCAAGAGGTGGGCCACGACGAGTTCTCCACCCAGACGCTGGCCCGCaagcagagggaggtggaggaggaggtccaGAGCCACCGGCCCCTCATCGACTCCCTGCACGAGCAGGCCCAGAGCCTGCCCCAGGCCTACACGCACTCCCCTCAG GTGGAGGGGCGCCTGCCCGCCATAGAGCAGCGCTACGAGGAGCTGGCGTCGCTGTCGGCGTCGCGGCGGCAGGCCCTGGAGGGGGCGCTGGCCCTCTACCGCATGTACAGCGAGGCGGGGGCCTGCCAGCTGTgggtgggggagaaggagcAGTGGCTGGACAGCATGGAGATCCCCACCAAGCTGGAGGACCTGGAGGTGGTGCagcagag GTTTGAGACGCTGGAGCCCGAGATGAACAACCTGGGCACTCGCATCACGGACGTCAACCAGGTGGTGGAGCAGCTGCTGGGATCGGAGAGCCGCAGCAAGGAGCAGATTCACCAGACGCAGGACCAGCTCAACGACAG GTGGAAGGAGTTCCAGCGGCTGGCGGAGCAGAAGAAGCAGGACCTGGAGTCTGCCCTGAACATCCAGAACTACCACCTGGAGTGCAACGAGATCCAGACCTGGATGAGGGAGAAGACCAAGGTGATCGAGTCCACCCAGAGCCTGGGCAACGACCTGGCTGGGGTCATGGCCCTGCAGCGCAAGCTCACCGGcatggagagagacctggaggcCATTCAG GGTAAGCTGGATGACCTGAGGCAGGAGGCGGAGAAGCTGGCCCGGGAACACCCCGAGCAGGCGGAGGAGATCCACGCCCGCCTGGGAGGCATccaggaggtgtgggaggagctCAACGCCACCATGAAGCGGCGGGAGGAGTCGCTGGGCGAGGCCAGCAAGCTGCAGGGCTTCCTGCGCGACCTGGACGACTTCCAGTCGTGGCTGTCGCGCACGCAGACGGCCGTGGCGTCCGAGGACATCCCCACGTCGCTGCCCGAGGCCGAGCGCCTGCTCGCCCAGCACGAGAGCATCAAGAACGAGGTGGACAACTACAAGGAGGACTACGAGAAGATGCGTgcactgggggaggaggtgaccCAGGGCCAGACGGACGCCCAGTACATGTTCCTGGCGCAGAGGCTGCAGGCGCTGGACACGGGCTGGCACGAGCTGCGCCGCATGTGGGAGAATCGCCACAGCCTCCTGGCCCAGGCCTTCGACTTCCAGACGTTCCTGCGCGACGGGAAGCAGGCGGAGAGCTTCCTCAACAGCCAG gAGTATGTGCTGTCCCACACCGAGATGCCCTccagcctgcagggggcagaggaggccaTAAAGAAGCACGAGGACTTCCTGACCACCATGGAGGCCAGCGAGGAGAAGATCACCGGCGTGGTGGAGGCCGGCCGCCGCCTCGTCAGCGACCTCAACACCAACTCCGACAAGATCGAGGAGAAGGCCGACTCCAtccaggagag ACATCAGAAGAACAAGGAGGCTGCTAACGAGCTCCTGGCGAAACTGAAGGACAACCGTGAACTTCAGGACTTCCTCCAAGACGGACAGGAG ctctctctctggatcaaCGAGAAGATGCTGACCGCCCAGGACATGTCGTACGATGAAGCCAGGAACCTCCACAGCAAGTGGCAGAAGCACCAGGCCTTCATGGCCGAGCTGGCCTCTAACAAGGACTGGCTGGACAAAATGGACAAG GAGAGCCAGGCGCTGGTGAAGGAGAAGCCCGAGCTGCAGCCGGTGGTGCAGCAGACGGTGGAGGGCCTGCAGGCGCagtgggaggagctggagagcacCACGCTCACCAAGGCGCAGTGCCTGTTCGACGCCAACAGGGCGGAGCTGTTCACCCAGAGCTGCTCGGCCCTGGACGGCTGGCTGAAGAACCTGGAGGGCCAGCTGCAGAGCGACGACTTCGGCAAGGACCTGACCAGCGTCAACATCCTGCTCAAGAAGCACCAG ATGCTGGAGCACCAGATGGAGGTGCGTGAGAAGGAGGTGCAGTCCCTGCAGTCccaggccctggccctggcccaggAGGACGCGGGGCTGGCCGAGGTGGACGGCCAGCAGAGGCGCGTCACCGACAGCTTCGGCCAGCTGCAGGAGCCGCTCAAGCAGCGGCAGCAGAGGCTGCTCGCCTCCAAAGAGGCCCACCAGTTCAACCGAGACCTGGAGGACGAGATC CtgtgggtgaaggagaggatgcCACTGGCCAACTCCACAGACCATGGCAAGGACCTCCCCAGTGTGCAGCTGCTCATCAAGAAGAACCAG ACCCTGCAGAAGGAGATCCAGGGCCACCAGCCGCGCATCGACGACATCCAGGCCCACCGGCGGAACCTGGCCccggggcaggaggaggtggacggGGAGAGGCGGTCGGCCCTGGAGGGCCGCCTGGCCGAGCTGAGGGACCTGTGGGCCCAGCTCATCGCCGAGACGGACGAGAGGCACGTGCGCCTGGTGGAGGCCAACCGCGCCCAGCAGTTCTACACGGACGCGGCCGAGGCCGAGGCCTGGATGGGGGAGCAGGAGCTGCACATGATGTCGGAGGAGAAGGCCAAG gatgAGCAGAGTGCCATGGTGATGGTGAAAAAGCATCAAATCTTGGAACAGGCCCTGGAGGACTACGCCCAGACCATCCACCAGCTGGCCAACAGCAGCCGCCTCATGGTCACCAGCGAGCACCccgagag TGAGAGGCTCACCCTACGGCAAGCCCAGGTGGACAAGCTGTACGCGGGGCTGAAGGACCTGGCGGAGGAGCGTCGCGGCCGCCTGCAGGAGAGGCTGAGGCTGACCCAGCTGAAGAGGGAGGTGGACGACCTGGAGCAGTGGATCGCTGAGAGGGAGGTGGTGGCCGGCTCCCACGAGCTGGGCCAGGACTACGAGCATGTCACG ATGCTGAGGGACAAGTTCCGGGAGTTCGCCCGGGACACCAGCAACATCGGGCAGGAGCGCGTGGACGGCGTCAACGGGCAGGCGGACGACCTGATCGAGTCGGGCCACCCGGAGAACGCCACGGTGGCCGAGTGGAAGGACGGGCTGAACGAGGCGTGGGCCGACCTGCTGGAGCTGATCGACACGCGCACGCAGATGCTGGCCGCCTCGTACGAGCTGCACCGCTTCCACCAGGACGGCCGCGAGGCGCTGGGCCGCGTGAGGGAGAAGCGCGAGGCGCTGCCCTCGGAGCTGGGCCGCGACCTCAACACCGTCCAGCACCTGCACAGGCAGCACACGGCCTACGAGCACGACATCCAGGCCCTCAGCGGCCAG GTGAACCAGGTGCAGGATGACGCGGCTCGCCTGCAGAAGGCCTACGCCGGGGAGAAGGCGGAGGAGATCCACCGCAGCGAGCGCTCCATCACCGAGGCATGGGAGGGCCTGCTGGGGGCCGGACAGGCTCGCCGGCTCCTCCTGCTGGACACGGTGGAGAAGTTCCGCTTCTCCAACATGGTGCGCGACCTCATGCTGTGGATGGACGGGGTCAACCTGCAGATCGACGCCCACGACAGCCCCAG GGATGTGTCCTCGGCTGGACTGGTCATCGCCAACCACCAGGACATCAAGTCTGAGATCGAGACCCGGGCGGACAGCTTCACCGCCTGCTATGAGATGGGCAACACTCTCATCAACAACAACCACTACGCAGCCGACGAG ATCAGGGAGAAGCTGGACCAGCTCCAGGGACGGAGGGCTGAGACCAACAAGAAGTGGCAGGACAAGATGGACCACCTCCAGATAG TCCTGGAGGTGCTGCAGTTCGGCCGGGATGCCTCTGTGGCCGAGTCGTGGCTGGCGGGCCAGGAGCCCCTGGTGCGGGCGGGGGAGCTGGGCGCCAACGTGGACGAGGTGGAGAGCCTGATCAAACGCCACGAGGCCTTCGAGAAGCTGGCCCACGGCTGGGAGGAGCGCTTCGTCCTGCTGGAGAAGCTCACCACG ctggaggagcaggagcgccagcggaggatggaggaggaggagagggcgaggCGGCCCCCCACACCGCCCCCCACGGAAGTGGCCCCGTCCGAGGCCGAGAGCCAAGCACATGAATCTGCTGccag GACCAGCCTGGACCAGACCACCCTGAACCAGTCCGTATCCGTGAATGGAGTCCACAGTGACCAGGACACGTCCCAG GGCTCTGAGACGGACTCTGTGAACGGGCCGGGTCGAGACAGCggcctggcctcctccaggctggaccCGTCGGCCACGCTGCCCAGCAGGGGCGGGGCGGAGCCGGGCCCCAACGCCATGGAGGGCATGCTCTGCCGCAAGCAGGAGATGGAGTCACACAACAAGAAGGCAGCTACCag GTCCTGGCAGAACGTGTACTGCGTCCTGCGGAAGGGAAGCCTGGGCTTCTACAAGGACAACAAGAGCGCGTCCAACGGGATCCCCTACCACGGGGAGGTGCCCGTCAGCCTGGGGGAGACCGTGTGCGAGGTGGCCAACGACTACAAGAAGAGGAAACACGTGTTCAAGCTTCG GctaggagatgggagagagtaTCTGTTCCAAGCTAAGGACGAG ggggagatgagctcctggatCCGCTCCATCCAGGCCATCATCCCACCGGTGGGGTCAGGGGACCACTCTCCCGTGGGCCCCCGGGCCCTGAGCCGAGCCATGACCatgccccccatctcccccagctCGGCCGAGACCGGGGGCGTCACCATGCGCAACAAGGACGGCAAGGACAAGGACCGCGAGAAGAGGTTCAGCTTCTTCGGCAAGaagaaataa